One window of Pseudomonas sp. FP198 genomic DNA carries:
- a CDS encoding acylase: MSGQLSRFCLAGALLGMALGVSTVVNARGEVEQAAAEIRRTSFGVPHIRAQNERGLGYGIGYAYAQDNLCLLANEIVTVNGQRSRYFGPEQVTLEQRSNRASDLFFSWLNTPQAVSGFWQAQTPQVQQLVEGYVAGYNRALAERKAQGLPAQCASEWVRPITALDLVKLTRRLLVEGGVGQFAEAVAGAQPPKATTQADTSMSGFEVAATRQQRFALDRGSNAVAIGSERSFNGRGMLLANPHFPWVGGMRFYQMHLTIPGKLDVMGAALPGLPMINIGFSQHLAWTHTVDTSKHFTLYRLQLDPKDPTRYLLDGKSVPMSQQVVTVDVKQADGQVKPVSRVVYGSQFGPVVQWPGKLDWDNRFAYSLRDANLENDRVLAQWYAMNQAVTLKDLQASVQRIHGIPWVNTLAVDDQGQSLYMNVSVVPNVDAAKLARCSDPRAGLKLIVLDGSRSECNWDVDPKAAQKGIYAADKLPQLLRRDYVQNSNDSAWMVNPAQPLSGYSPLISQQDQPLGLRARFALDRLGQLGKDEPVQVDELQRMVMDDQVYLADQLMPDLLAFCAGDLKADAVALTEVCTRLKAWDRTASLDSGVGFVHFQQIMKALQAVPDTWRVAFDPKDPQHTPRGLAIERPAVAEALRQAMLASLESVKSAGLSADSHWRDVQVASQGGRQTPIHGGPAELGIYNAIQSVPGANGKREVVSGTSYLQVVTFDGSGPQAQGLLAFSISSDPASPYSADQTQAFSKRQWSTLPFTEQQIKADPSYQAKVIRERDEAGRVATQ; encoded by the coding sequence ATCGTGACGGTCAACGGCCAGCGCTCGCGTTACTTCGGCCCCGAACAGGTCACCCTGGAGCAGCGGTCCAACCGGGCCAGCGACCTGTTCTTCAGCTGGCTCAACACGCCGCAGGCCGTATCCGGTTTCTGGCAGGCCCAGACGCCCCAGGTGCAGCAACTGGTCGAAGGCTACGTGGCCGGTTACAACCGCGCACTGGCCGAGCGCAAGGCACAGGGCTTGCCCGCACAGTGCGCCAGCGAATGGGTGCGGCCAATCACGGCGCTGGACCTGGTCAAACTGACCCGGCGCCTGTTGGTGGAAGGCGGCGTCGGCCAGTTCGCCGAGGCCGTGGCGGGCGCGCAACCGCCCAAGGCGACCACACAGGCCGACACCTCGATGTCCGGCTTCGAGGTCGCCGCGACCCGCCAGCAGCGCTTTGCCCTCGACCGCGGCAGCAATGCCGTGGCAATCGGCAGCGAACGATCGTTCAACGGTCGCGGCATGTTATTGGCCAATCCCCATTTCCCATGGGTGGGCGGCATGCGCTTTTATCAGATGCACCTGACCATTCCCGGCAAGCTGGATGTCATGGGCGCCGCGTTGCCCGGCTTGCCGATGATCAATATCGGTTTCAGCCAGCACTTGGCCTGGACCCATACCGTCGACACCTCCAAGCATTTCACGCTGTACCGCCTGCAGCTCGACCCGAAGGACCCGACCCGCTATCTGCTGGACGGCAAGTCAGTGCCGATGAGCCAGCAGGTGGTCACGGTGGACGTCAAGCAGGCCGACGGGCAGGTCAAGCCGGTTTCGCGGGTGGTGTACGGCTCGCAATTCGGGCCGGTCGTGCAATGGCCCGGCAAGCTCGACTGGGACAACCGCTTCGCCTACAGCCTGCGGGACGCGAACCTGGAGAACGATCGGGTGCTGGCGCAGTGGTACGCCATGAATCAGGCGGTCACGCTCAAGGATCTGCAGGCGTCGGTCCAGCGGATCCACGGGATTCCCTGGGTCAATACCCTGGCGGTGGACGACCAGGGACAAAGTCTCTACATGAACGTTTCGGTGGTGCCCAACGTTGACGCGGCCAAACTGGCGCGGTGCAGTGATCCGAGGGCCGGGCTGAAACTGATCGTGCTGGATGGCTCGCGCAGCGAATGCAACTGGGACGTGGACCCCAAGGCCGCGCAAAAGGGCATCTACGCCGCCGACAAACTGCCGCAGCTGCTGCGTCGTGATTACGTGCAGAACTCCAACGATTCGGCCTGGATGGTCAATCCCGCTCAGCCTTTGTCCGGTTATTCGCCACTGATCAGCCAGCAGGACCAGCCGCTGGGGTTGCGCGCACGTTTCGCGCTGGATCGGCTGGGCCAGTTGGGCAAGGACGAGCCGGTGCAAGTGGATGAGCTGCAGCGCATGGTCATGGACGACCAGGTTTACCTGGCGGACCAGTTGATGCCGGACCTGCTGGCCTTCTGCGCCGGGGACCTGAAGGCTGATGCCGTAGCTCTGACTGAAGTGTGCACCCGCCTGAAGGCCTGGGATCGCACGGCGAGCCTGGACAGCGGCGTCGGCTTCGTGCATTTCCAGCAGATCATGAAAGCGCTGCAAGCAGTGCCTGATACCTGGCGCGTCGCGTTCGATCCGAAAGATCCGCAACACACCCCGCGGGGCCTGGCAATCGAGCGGCCCGCGGTGGCCGAGGCGCTGCGCCAGGCCATGCTGGCTTCACTGGAGTCGGTGAAATCGGCAGGGCTGTCAGCGGACAGCCACTGGCGGGACGTCCAGGTTGCCAGCCAGGGCGGTCGGCAGACGCCGATCCACGGCGGCCCGGCGGAGCTGGGGATCTATAACGCGATCCAGAGTGTGCCGGGGGCGAACGGCAAGCGGGAAGTGGTCAGCGGCACCAGCTATCTGCAAGTGGTGACATTCGATGGCAGCGGCCCCCAGGCCCAGGGACTGCTGGCGTTTTCCATTTCCAGTGATCCAGCCTCGCCTTACTCGGCGGACCAGACCCAGGCGTTCTCGAAGCGGCAGTGGAGCACGCTGCCCTTTACCGAGCAGCAGATCAAGGCCGATCCGAGCTACCAGGCCAAGGTCATCCGCGAGCGTGATGAGGCGGGCAGGGTCGCGACGCAGTAA
- a CDS encoding FecR family protein, with amino-acid sequence MTERILSEAEYDAISDAAAHWCMRLHADDCTDADRLAFKQWHDADPLHAFEYQAMLEIWGVAEHLPRVESAPTLPARRPRPRWSRLAVAAAVIALGLPLAAFTGWNMGWLPDSYQRLEAGASVRHVTLGDGSQVELNLGSELVFANYKHERRVTLKKGEAFFDVSHDTRHPFVVRAGQGQVRVTGTRFNVWMYQDQVRVTLVEGSVWVTSNMNGNAGGSQLAPGMQASYRMGDFQPQVREIEPGDSSLAWRNGKLVLNDLALSDALPLINRYLDRPVMLADHATGTLRVGGIYNLNEVKNLVPSLPKVLPVYLTRNQDGNVVLNSIGHRPANH; translated from the coding sequence ATGACCGAACGAATACTCTCGGAAGCCGAATACGACGCCATCAGCGATGCGGCCGCGCATTGGTGCATGCGTTTGCACGCTGATGACTGCACCGATGCCGACCGTTTGGCGTTCAAGCAATGGCATGACGCCGACCCTCTGCACGCTTTCGAATACCAGGCCATGCTGGAAATCTGGGGCGTGGCCGAGCATCTGCCGCGTGTCGAATCCGCGCCGACCTTGCCAGCCCGGCGGCCACGGCCGCGTTGGAGCCGTCTGGCTGTCGCCGCCGCGGTGATCGCGCTGGGCTTGCCCCTGGCCGCATTTACCGGTTGGAACATGGGCTGGCTACCTGATTCCTACCAGCGCCTGGAAGCCGGTGCGAGCGTACGCCATGTCACGCTGGGCGACGGCAGCCAGGTGGAGCTCAATCTTGGCAGCGAACTGGTGTTCGCCAACTACAAGCATGAGCGTCGGGTCACGCTGAAAAAAGGCGAGGCGTTTTTTGATGTCAGTCACGACACCCGGCATCCTTTCGTCGTTCGGGCGGGCCAGGGCCAGGTACGCGTGACAGGCACCCGTTTCAACGTCTGGATGTATCAGGACCAGGTTCGGGTCACGCTGGTGGAAGGCTCGGTATGGGTGACCAGCAACATGAACGGCAATGCGGGCGGCTCGCAACTGGCACCGGGAATGCAGGCAAGCTACAGAATGGGCGATTTCCAACCGCAGGTACGCGAGATCGAACCCGGCGACAGCTCCCTGGCCTGGCGTAACGGCAAGCTGGTGCTGAATGACCTGGCCCTTTCCGACGCACTGCCATTGATCAATCGCTACCTCGACCGTCCCGTCATGCTGGCCGACCATGCTACCGGCACCCTGCGTGTCGGCGGTATCTACAACCTCAACGAAGTGAAGAACCTCGTGCCTTCGCTGCCCAAGGTCCTGCCGGTCTACCTGACCCGGAACCAGGACGGCAACGTGGTCCTCAATTCCATCGGCCATCGACCGGCCAACCATTAA